A region of Nocardioides sp. JS614 DNA encodes the following proteins:
- a CDS encoding SDR family NAD(P)-dependent oxidoreductase, whose translation MDINGASAIVTGGASGIGAAAARQLAEKGAVVVVADLQADKGEALAQEIGGVFARVDVTDTDQIRAAVEAAAQIAPLRACVNSAGIGWAQRTIGRDGEFDSAHDLEAFRKVIAINLIGTFDMVRLAATAMSRNEPDQDGCRGAIVNLASVAAFDGQIGQASYSASKGGVVGMTLPVARDLSAAGIRLNTIAPGLIDTPIYGEGEAAEAFKAKLGESVLFPKRLGVPDELASMVVECITNSYLNAEVIRVDGGIRMPPK comes from the coding sequence ATGGACATCAACGGAGCCAGTGCCATCGTCACGGGTGGGGCGTCGGGCATCGGCGCGGCCGCCGCTCGTCAGCTCGCCGAGAAGGGCGCGGTCGTCGTGGTCGCCGACCTGCAGGCCGACAAGGGCGAGGCGCTCGCCCAGGAGATCGGGGGCGTCTTCGCCCGGGTCGACGTCACCGACACCGACCAGATCCGCGCGGCCGTCGAGGCCGCCGCCCAGATCGCCCCGCTGCGCGCGTGCGTCAACTCCGCCGGCATCGGCTGGGCGCAGCGCACCATCGGCCGCGACGGCGAGTTCGACTCCGCGCACGACCTGGAAGCCTTCCGCAAGGTGATCGCGATCAACCTGATCGGCACCTTCGACATGGTCCGGCTCGCCGCGACCGCCATGAGCCGCAACGAGCCGGACCAGGACGGCTGTCGCGGCGCGATCGTCAACCTCGCCAGCGTGGCCGCCTTCGACGGCCAGATCGGGCAGGCGTCGTACTCCGCCTCCAAGGGCGGGGTCGTCGGCATGACCCTGCCCGTCGCCCGGGATCTCTCCGCCGCCGGCATCAGGCTCAACACGATCGCTCCGGGCCTGATCGACACCCCGATCTACGGCGAGGGCGAGGCCGCGGAGGCGTTCAAGGCCAAGCTCGGCGAGAGCGTGCTGTTCCCCAAGCGCCTCGGCGTGCCGGACGAGCTGGCCAGCATGGTCGTCGAGTGCATCACCAACAGCTACCTGAACGCCGAGGTGATCCGCGTCGACGGCGGCATCCGGATGCCCCCCAAGTAG
- the dapF gene encoding diaminopimelate epimerase, whose amino-acid sequence MTTTPAPTAADGYPFLKGHGTENDFVLLPDLDGSLHGDLSADRVRALCDRHAGIGGDGVLRVLRTDAGWFMDYRNADGSIAEMCGNGIRVFVRHLVEEGLADPGQPIEVDTRDGVKVLTVDGDLITADMGRPRVLGETVVGVGTVSWPARHVDMGNPHAVAFVDSLDPHGPVGPLLDPPSRDPETFPDGANVEFVVRRGERHVAMRVHERGSGETRSCGTGACAVMVAAAVADGARPSGADVAYRVDVPGGTLTVTWTADDRVLLTGPAVIVARGTTVL is encoded by the coding sequence GTGACCACCACGCCCGCCCCGACAGCGGCTGACGGCTACCCGTTCCTCAAGGGTCACGGCACCGAGAACGACTTCGTGCTGCTGCCCGACCTCGACGGCAGCCTCCACGGCGACCTGTCCGCCGACCGGGTCCGCGCGTTGTGCGACCGGCACGCCGGCATCGGTGGCGACGGGGTGCTGCGCGTGCTGCGCACCGACGCCGGGTGGTTCATGGACTACCGCAACGCCGACGGCTCGATCGCGGAGATGTGCGGCAACGGGATCCGGGTCTTCGTGCGCCACCTGGTCGAGGAGGGGCTGGCCGATCCCGGTCAGCCGATCGAGGTCGACACCCGCGACGGGGTCAAGGTGCTCACCGTCGACGGCGACCTGATCACCGCGGACATGGGCCGGCCCCGGGTGCTCGGCGAGACCGTGGTCGGCGTCGGCACGGTCAGCTGGCCCGCGCGCCACGTCGACATGGGCAACCCGCACGCGGTGGCGTTCGTGGACTCGCTGGACCCGCACGGACCCGTGGGCCCGCTGCTCGACCCGCCCAGCCGCGACCCGGAGACCTTCCCGGACGGGGCGAACGTGGAGTTCGTCGTACGCCGGGGCGAGCGGCACGTCGCGATGCGTGTGCATGAGCGCGGCTCGGGGGAGACCCGGTCCTGCGGCACCGGCGCCTGCGCGGTGATGGTGGCGGCCGCGGTGGCCGACGGCGCCCGCCCCTCCGGCGCCGACGTCGCCTACCGCGTCGACGTCCCCGGCGGCACCCTCACGGTCACCTGGACCGCCGACGACCGGGTCCTGCTCACCGGCCCCGCCGTCATCGTCGCCCGGGGCACCACCGTGCTCTGA
- a CDS encoding dihydrofolate reductase family protein codes for MTKTVYYTASSLDGFIADPDNSLAWLLSRDIDQDGPMAYPGFRAGVGAAALGATTYQWVLDNDPDGWEFTLPSWVFTHRDFPAQDAITFTTDDVRTVHAAMVEAAAGKDVWLMGGGDLVGQFADVGLLDEVWVQYAPVTLGGGAPLLPRHVELRLEEHARNREFLCARYAVLPGPDAEPASTVGA; via the coding sequence ATGACGAAGACCGTCTACTACACCGCCAGCTCGCTCGACGGCTTCATCGCTGACCCGGACAACTCGCTGGCCTGGCTGCTCAGCCGCGACATCGACCAGGACGGCCCGATGGCCTACCCGGGCTTCCGGGCGGGCGTCGGCGCCGCCGCGCTCGGGGCGACCACCTACCAGTGGGTCCTCGACAACGACCCCGACGGCTGGGAGTTCACCCTGCCCTCCTGGGTCTTCACCCACCGCGACTTCCCGGCTCAGGACGCGATCACCTTCACCACCGACGACGTGCGCACCGTCCATGCCGCGATGGTCGAGGCCGCCGCCGGCAAGGACGTGTGGCTGATGGGTGGGGGTGACCTGGTCGGCCAGTTCGCCGACGTCGGCCTGCTCGACGAGGTCTGGGTGCAGTACGCGCCGGTGACCCTCGGCGGCGGAGCGCCGCTGCTCCCGCGCCACGTCGAGCTCCGGCTCGAGGAGCACGCCCGCAACCGCGAGTTCCTGTGCGCCCGGTACGCCGTGCTGCCGGGGCCTGACGCGGAGCCGGCCAGTACCGTGGGGGCGTGA
- the miaA gene encoding tRNA (adenosine(37)-N6)-dimethylallyltransferase MiaA, whose product MAPTPNRTPIVAVVGATASGKTGLSLDLAERLRGEIVNTDAMQVYRGMDIGTAKLPVAERRGIPHHLLDTLTVRDPATVAEFQSWARAEIAEIRGRGRTPVLVGGSALYTRAILDRFEFPGTDEAVRRRLEAELDALGPAALHERLRAVDPEAATRILVENGRRIVRALEVVEITGRPFTASLPTMEYADPRTVQVGVDIDRPTLDARIVARVDAMFAAGFVEEVERLLAEGLAEGRTAGRAIGYREVASYLTGELSLAEARERTVSATRRFSRRQDSWFRKDPRVTWIRYDDPGLVDRAVSVVAATLDG is encoded by the coding sequence ATGGCCCCGACCCCAAACCGCACGCCGATCGTGGCCGTGGTGGGTGCGACGGCGTCCGGCAAGACGGGGCTCTCCCTGGACCTGGCCGAGCGGCTGCGGGGCGAGATCGTCAACACCGACGCGATGCAGGTCTACCGCGGCATGGACATCGGTACGGCGAAGCTGCCGGTCGCCGAGCGCCGCGGGATCCCGCACCACCTCCTGGACACGCTCACGGTGCGCGACCCGGCGACGGTCGCGGAGTTCCAGTCCTGGGCGCGGGCCGAGATCGCGGAGATCCGCGGCCGGGGGCGGACGCCGGTCCTGGTCGGCGGGTCCGCCCTCTACACCCGGGCGATCCTCGACCGCTTCGAGTTCCCCGGCACCGACGAGGCGGTCCGACGGCGGCTGGAGGCGGAGCTCGACGCCCTCGGGCCGGCCGCCCTCCACGAGCGGCTGCGCGCCGTCGACCCCGAGGCCGCGACGCGGATCCTGGTCGAGAACGGCCGGCGCATCGTCCGGGCCCTCGAGGTCGTCGAGATCACGGGCCGGCCGTTCACGGCCTCGCTCCCGACCATGGAGTACGCCGACCCCCGCACCGTCCAGGTCGGCGTCGACATCGACCGGCCGACGCTCGACGCGCGGATCGTCGCGCGCGTGGACGCGATGTTCGCCGCCGGGTTCGTCGAGGAGGTCGAGCGGCTGCTGGCCGAGGGGCTCGCCGAGGGCCGCACCGCGGGTCGCGCGATCGGCTACCGCGAGGTGGCGTCGTACCTCACGGGCGAGCTCAGCCTCGCCGAGGCGCGCGAGCGCACGGTCAGCGCGACCCGGCGGTTCTCCCGGCGCCAGGACTCCTGGTTCCGCAAGGACCCGCGGGTCACCTGGATCCGGTACGACGATCCCGGGCTGGTCGACCGGGCGGTGTCGGTGGTCGCCGCCACACTGGACGGATGA
- a CDS encoding NUDIX hydrolase codes for MIDRFVVVPAAYVFLLRDGVAGPEVLLQLRTNTGFMDDHWAAAAAGHVEKGETAYDAAHREALEEIGVTGLDLTFVTAMQRTRGGEPIDERIDFFFTSRTWTGEPRILETRKAAELRWCPLDALPDPVVPHELAVLDGLRTGTTTAYSTFGF; via the coding sequence GTGATCGACCGCTTCGTCGTCGTCCCTGCCGCGTACGTCTTCCTGCTCCGCGACGGGGTCGCCGGCCCCGAGGTGCTGCTCCAGCTGCGCACCAACACCGGCTTCATGGACGACCACTGGGCCGCCGCCGCGGCCGGGCACGTCGAGAAGGGCGAGACCGCGTACGACGCCGCGCATCGCGAGGCGCTCGAGGAGATCGGGGTCACCGGCCTCGACCTGACGTTCGTGACCGCGATGCAGCGCACCCGCGGCGGCGAGCCGATCGACGAGCGGATCGACTTCTTCTTCACCTCCCGCACCTGGACCGGGGAGCCCCGGATCCTCGAGACCCGCAAGGCCGCCGAGCTCCGGTGGTGCCCCCTGGACGCGCTGCCCGACCCGGTGGTGCCGCACGAGCTGGCCGTGTTGGACGGGCTGCGAACGGGTACCACGACGGCATACTCGACGTTCGGATTCTGA
- the miaB gene encoding tRNA (N6-isopentenyl adenosine(37)-C2)-methylthiotransferase MiaB, with product MSTAQHTSPRTYEVRTYGCQMNVHDSERLTGLLEDAGYVAAPDGQQADVVVFNTCAVRENADNKLYGNLGHLAPVKAATPGMQIAVGGCLAQKDRDTITTRAPWVDVVFGTHNIGSLPALLERARVQDEAQVEILESLEVFPSTLPTRRESAYAAWVSVSVGCNNTCTFCIVPSLRGKEKDRRPGEILAEVEALVADGVSEITLLGQNVNAYGVEFGDRQAFSKLLRACGEVDGLERVRFTSPHPAEFTDDVIAAMAETPNVMPQLHMPLQSGSDKVLRDMRRSYRQRKFLGILERVRAAMPDAAITTDIIVGFPGETEEDFLQTMHVVRAARFSGAFTFQYSKRPGTPAATLPDQVPPEVVKDRYERLVALVNEIAWEENKRLVGRRVELMVAEGEGRKDAATHRLSGRGPDNRLVHFAPPAGVEIRPGDLATVEVTYAAPHHLVADGPVVDVRRTRSGDAWAARNAAPAPSSGVTLGMPTVGAPAPLPDAPACR from the coding sequence ATGTCGACTGCGCAGCACACCTCCCCCCGGACATATGAGGTCCGCACCTACGGGTGCCAGATGAACGTCCACGACTCCGAGCGGCTCACCGGGCTGCTGGAGGACGCGGGCTACGTGGCTGCGCCCGACGGCCAGCAGGCCGACGTGGTCGTGTTCAACACCTGCGCGGTCCGGGAGAACGCCGACAACAAGCTCTACGGCAATCTCGGCCACCTGGCACCGGTCAAGGCCGCGACACCGGGGATGCAGATCGCCGTCGGCGGCTGCCTGGCGCAGAAGGACCGCGACACGATCACCACCCGCGCACCCTGGGTCGACGTGGTGTTCGGCACCCACAACATCGGTTCGCTGCCGGCGCTGCTCGAGCGGGCGCGGGTGCAGGACGAGGCCCAGGTCGAGATCCTCGAGTCGCTGGAGGTGTTCCCCTCGACGCTGCCGACCAGGCGCGAGTCGGCGTACGCCGCCTGGGTGTCGGTGTCGGTCGGCTGCAACAACACCTGCACGTTCTGCATCGTCCCCAGCCTGCGCGGCAAGGAGAAGGACCGGCGCCCGGGCGAGATCCTCGCGGAGGTCGAGGCGCTGGTCGCCGACGGCGTCTCGGAGATCACCCTGCTGGGCCAGAACGTCAACGCCTACGGCGTGGAGTTCGGTGACCGGCAGGCCTTCTCCAAGCTGCTGCGGGCGTGCGGGGAGGTCGACGGTCTGGAGCGGGTGCGGTTCACCAGCCCACACCCGGCCGAGTTCACCGACGACGTCATCGCGGCGATGGCCGAGACGCCGAACGTGATGCCGCAGCTGCACATGCCGCTGCAGTCGGGGTCGGACAAGGTGCTGCGCGACATGCGACGGTCCTACCGGCAGCGGAAGTTCCTCGGCATCCTCGAGCGGGTCCGGGCCGCGATGCCGGACGCCGCGATCACCACCGACATCATCGTCGGCTTCCCCGGCGAGACCGAGGAGGACTTCCTCCAGACCATGCACGTGGTGCGCGCGGCGCGCTTCTCGGGGGCGTTCACGTTCCAGTACTCCAAGCGTCCCGGCACCCCCGCCGCCACGCTGCCCGACCAGGTCCCGCCCGAGGTCGTCAAGGACCGCTACGAGCGGCTGGTCGCGCTGGTCAACGAGATCGCGTGGGAGGAGAACAAGCGCCTGGTCGGCCGCCGGGTCGAGCTGATGGTCGCCGAGGGCGAGGGCCGCAAGGACGCCGCCACCCACCGCCTGTCGGGGCGCGGCCCGGACAACCGGCTGGTGCACTTCGCGCCGCCCGCGGGCGTCGAGATCCGCCCGGGCGACCTGGCCACGGTCGAGGTCACCTACGCGGCGCCGCACCACCTCGTGGCCGACGGGCCCGTGGTCGACGTACGCCGTACCCGCTCCGGCGACGCCTGGGCGGCCCGGAACGCCGCGCCGGCCCCGTCGTCCGGCGTCACCCTCGGCATGCCGACCGTCGGCGCCCCGGCACCGCTCCCGGACGCGCCCGCCTGCCGCTGA
- a CDS encoding CehA/McbA family metallohydrolase, which produces MSSHHLDRRRLLLSGAGVATTAALTTFEPAAAGSTVTKKFRGHFSPTDTEDWRYLPFQVPRGVRQIEVSYSYPPPSDTGFGFSTNVIDIGIFDPSGVGLGNAAGFRGWTGGARSSFRLSRGSATPGYLAGPIEPGRWRISLGPYQIMRRVDYEVTVTLRFGPRGPAFEPAPAPTAVPGTGYGWYRGDLHVHTVFSDGSQTRRQVLEYAQAAGLDFIGTSEHNNSSATRTWGRHVPEGFLVINGEEVTTRGGHWLATGLPADTWIDWRYRPEDDRLAEFTQQVRDLGGLSIAAHPNVPVPSIRWDYDPGFSEVDAVEVWNGPWSGVNAVFNAQAVKRWHTLLSAGTFKPAVGNSDTHRQAQQIGLAQTVVRAESLSTEAIIAGYRAGHSWIAESSGIGLTFTATLGDVSGECGDRVPSGPGDQVAVHLEVTGLDDGCVATLLGPAAATYGTALASAGTVRLDAAVPGGTAFVRAEVRRESATGQMVALTNPIFLTTAG; this is translated from the coding sequence ATGAGCAGCCATCACCTCGACCGGCGCCGGCTCCTGCTCTCCGGAGCCGGCGTGGCGACCACCGCCGCGCTGACCACCTTCGAGCCCGCGGCCGCCGGCTCGACGGTCACCAAGAAGTTCCGGGGCCACTTCTCCCCCACGGACACCGAGGATTGGCGATACCTGCCGTTCCAGGTGCCCCGCGGCGTACGCCAGATCGAGGTCTCCTACTCCTATCCGCCGCCCAGCGACACCGGGTTCGGCTTCAGCACGAACGTCATCGACATCGGCATCTTCGACCCCTCAGGGGTGGGGTTGGGCAACGCCGCCGGGTTCCGGGGTTGGACCGGTGGCGCGCGCTCCTCGTTCCGCCTCAGCCGCGGGTCGGCCACGCCGGGCTACCTGGCCGGGCCGATCGAGCCGGGGCGCTGGCGGATCTCACTGGGCCCGTACCAGATCATGCGCCGGGTCGACTACGAGGTGACCGTCACCCTGCGCTTCGGCCCGCGCGGCCCGGCCTTCGAGCCGGCTCCGGCGCCGACCGCGGTCCCGGGCACCGGCTACGGCTGGTACCGCGGCGACCTGCACGTGCACACCGTGTTCTCCGACGGCTCGCAGACGCGGCGCCAGGTGCTGGAGTACGCCCAGGCCGCCGGTCTCGACTTCATCGGGACCTCCGAGCACAACAACAGCTCGGCGACCCGGACCTGGGGCCGGCACGTGCCCGAGGGCTTCCTGGTGATCAACGGCGAGGAGGTCACCACGCGCGGCGGGCACTGGCTGGCGACCGGGCTGCCCGCCGACACCTGGATCGACTGGCGCTACCGCCCCGAGGACGACCGGCTCGCGGAGTTCACCCAGCAGGTGCGCGACCTGGGTGGGCTGTCCATCGCCGCGCACCCGAACGTCCCGGTCCCCTCGATCCGCTGGGACTACGACCCGGGGTTCTCCGAGGTCGACGCGGTCGAGGTGTGGAACGGCCCCTGGTCGGGCGTGAACGCCGTCTTCAACGCACAGGCGGTGAAGCGCTGGCACACGCTGCTCAGCGCGGGCACGTTCAAGCCCGCGGTCGGCAACTCCGACACCCACCGGCAGGCGCAGCAGATCGGCCTGGCCCAGACCGTGGTGCGCGCGGAGTCGCTCTCGACCGAGGCGATCATCGCCGGCTACCGGGCCGGGCACTCCTGGATCGCCGAGTCCTCGGGCATCGGCCTGACGTTCACCGCGACCCTCGGCGACGTCAGCGGCGAGTGCGGCGACCGGGTGCCGAGCGGGCCGGGCGACCAGGTCGCCGTACACCTCGAGGTCACCGGCCTCGACGACGGCTGCGTGGCGACGCTGCTCGGGCCTGCGGCCGCGACCTACGGGACCGCCCTCGCCAGCGCCGGAACCGTGCGGCTCGACGCCGCGGTGCCCGGTGGGACGGCGTTCGTCCGGGCGGAGGTACGCCGGGAGTCGGCCACCGGGCAGATGGTGGCGCTGACGAACCCGATCTTCCTCACGACCGCGGGGTGA
- a CDS encoding hotdog fold domain-containing protein, with protein MSQVLTMWQRTSAVPVVGSRLFSVLFAQKAPYFASIRPRFLSIEPNRVELLIPKRRRVHNHLGTVHAIALCNGLEAAMGALAEATIPADRRWIPKGMEVAYTAKATSDIVCVAETDPEQWVSGDPDLPVRVHGIRDDGTVVIEGVIRLWVTPRS; from the coding sequence ATGAGCCAAGTCCTGACGATGTGGCAGAGGACGAGCGCGGTCCCCGTGGTGGGCAGCCGGCTGTTCTCGGTGCTGTTCGCGCAGAAGGCGCCGTACTTCGCCTCGATCCGCCCGCGCTTCCTGAGCATCGAGCCGAACCGGGTCGAGCTGCTGATCCCCAAGCGACGCCGGGTCCACAACCACCTCGGGACCGTGCACGCGATCGCGCTGTGCAACGGGCTCGAGGCCGCGATGGGGGCGCTCGCCGAGGCCACGATCCCCGCCGACAGGCGCTGGATCCCCAAGGGGATGGAGGTCGCCTACACCGCCAAGGCCACCAGCGACATCGTGTGCGTCGCCGAGACCGACCCCGAGCAGTGGGTGTCGGGCGACCCGGACCTGCCCGTGCGGGTGCACGGCATCCGCGACGACGGCACCGTCGTGATCGAGGGCGTGATCCGGCTCTGGGTCACCCCGCGGTCGTGA
- a CDS encoding PASTA domain-containing protein, which translates to MGTRQGRSSRSGQPGRWRWWAAQVAVPLLVAACGTPGSDPGAARDATPEPTQASTPASPPDPSGQAYAPGTMPDLVGLGSAEAGRLLGALELGSEWSTVAVRCEARPGTVVRQAPAAGSVLTDHTVVRLRTATLDLEAFRGPCEAEELGPVTGADAVLARKLYRFAADPSVGAPFVAGEVWTGIEDGLASTTVGAAERTDLAAWQLDAEYAERGGPFSALDVLASSGGYYELHRGIVGTCPGGNAKAPAGLAGLRAISLTVPEDAIDSCLQWWGVTVFLDHDQIRGVALRLGSP; encoded by the coding sequence ATGGGCACGCGGCAGGGTCGTTCGAGTCGTTCGGGCCAACCGGGTCGGTGGCGGTGGTGGGCGGCGCAGGTCGCGGTGCCGCTGCTGGTGGCCGCCTGCGGGACGCCGGGCTCGGACCCCGGCGCGGCCCGGGACGCGACGCCTGAGCCCACGCAGGCCTCCACCCCGGCGTCCCCGCCGGATCCGAGTGGCCAGGCCTACGCACCGGGCACGATGCCCGACCTCGTCGGGCTCGGCTCGGCCGAGGCCGGCCGCTTGCTCGGCGCGCTCGAGCTGGGCTCGGAGTGGAGCACCGTCGCCGTGCGCTGCGAGGCCCGGCCCGGCACCGTCGTCCGCCAGGCACCGGCCGCCGGCTCGGTGCTCACCGACCACACGGTGGTGCGGCTGCGCACCGCGACTCTCGACCTCGAGGCGTTCCGCGGGCCCTGCGAGGCCGAGGAGCTCGGGCCCGTGACGGGCGCGGACGCCGTGCTGGCCCGCAAGCTCTACCGGTTCGCGGCCGACCCCTCGGTCGGGGCGCCGTTCGTCGCCGGTGAGGTGTGGACCGGCATCGAGGACGGCCTGGCGTCGACGACCGTCGGCGCCGCGGAGCGGACCGACCTCGCCGCCTGGCAGCTCGACGCGGAGTACGCCGAGCGCGGCGGCCCGTTCTCGGCGCTGGACGTCCTGGCGAGCAGCGGCGGGTACTACGAGCTGCACCGCGGCATCGTCGGCACCTGCCCGGGCGGCAACGCGAAGGCGCCGGCCGGGCTCGCCGGGCTGCGCGCGATCAGCCTCACCGTCCCCGAGGACGCGATCGACTCCTGCCTGCAGTGGTGGGGCGTGACCGTGTTCTTGGACCACGACCAGATCCGCGGCGTCGCGCTCCGGCTCGGATCGCCGTGA
- a CDS encoding trans-aconitate 2-methyltransferase, which translates to MAHSWDPDRYLAYADERGRPFVDLLARVRAEDPRTVVDLGCGPGNLTRLLAERWPDAAVSGLDSSPEMIRAARAAAPDLAFEVADLRDWAPAEPVDVLVANAVLQWVPGHLELLPRLVAGLAPGGWLAFQVPGNFEEPSHTVRDQLAAEPPYAAHTRGVVLPSSHDPRRYLDVLAGHGCTVDAWETTYLHLLAGPDPVFTWVSGTGARPTLQALPDDLRPAFEAELRRRLAEAYPVHEYGVVLPFRRVFVVARVPAARGSTPSPRAPRA; encoded by the coding sequence ATGGCGCACTCCTGGGACCCCGACCGTTACCTCGCCTACGCCGACGAGCGCGGCCGCCCGTTCGTGGACCTGCTGGCCCGGGTGCGGGCCGAGGATCCTCGGACCGTGGTCGACCTCGGCTGCGGTCCGGGCAACCTGACGAGGCTGCTCGCCGAGCGGTGGCCGGATGCGGCGGTCTCCGGCCTGGACTCCAGTCCGGAGATGATCCGGGCCGCGCGAGCCGCGGCGCCCGACCTGGCCTTCGAGGTCGCCGACCTGCGCGACTGGGCGCCGGCCGAGCCGGTCGACGTGCTCGTCGCGAACGCGGTGCTCCAGTGGGTGCCCGGCCACCTCGAGCTGCTGCCCCGCCTGGTCGCGGGGCTCGCGCCCGGCGGCTGGCTCGCCTTCCAGGTGCCCGGCAACTTCGAGGAGCCCAGCCACACGGTTCGCGACCAGCTGGCCGCGGAGCCGCCGTACGCCGCCCACACCCGTGGTGTCGTCCTGCCGAGCAGCCACGACCCTCGTCGCTACCTGGACGTCCTGGCCGGCCACGGATGCACGGTGGATGCCTGGGAGACGACGTACCTCCACCTGCTCGCCGGCCCGGACCCGGTCTTCACCTGGGTGTCCGGCACCGGTGCGCGCCCGACGCTGCAAGCGCTCCCCGACGACCTGCGGCCGGCGTTCGAGGCGGAGCTGCGGCGCCGGCTGGCCGAGGCCTACCCGGTGCACGAGTACGGCGTCGTGCTGCCGTTCCGCCGGGTGTTCGTCGTCGCGCGGGTGCCCGCGGCTCGCGGGTCGACCCCCTCGCCGCGCGCGCCGCGCGCCTGA
- a CDS encoding MarR family winged helix-turn-helix transcriptional regulator produces MRDEVDALVEAWARERPDLDLAPVEVFSRISRLSRQLDLARRDAFTAARVEPWEFDVLAALRRAGTPYELSPGRLLRETLVTSGTMTNRVDRLAARGLVERLPDPHDRRGVLVRLTPEGRAAVDEAFEALLAAERTFLTALAERDRTRLAGLLRTLSAPFSG; encoded by the coding sequence ATGCGGGACGAGGTCGACGCGCTGGTCGAGGCTTGGGCGCGGGAGCGCCCGGACCTGGACCTGGCGCCGGTCGAGGTGTTCAGCCGGATCAGCCGGCTGTCCCGCCAGCTCGATCTCGCCCGGCGCGACGCGTTCACCGCGGCCCGGGTCGAGCCCTGGGAGTTCGACGTCCTGGCGGCGCTGCGCCGCGCGGGGACGCCGTACGAGCTCTCGCCGGGCCGGCTCCTGCGCGAGACGCTGGTGACCAGCGGCACCATGACCAACCGGGTCGACCGGCTGGCCGCCCGCGGCCTGGTCGAGCGGCTGCCCGACCCGCACGACCGGCGCGGCGTGCTGGTGCGGCTCACCCCCGAGGGGCGAGCCGCCGTCGACGAGGCCTTCGAGGCCCTGCTGGCCGCCGAGCGCACCTTCCTGACCGCACTCGCCGAGCGCGACCGCACCCGGCTCGCCGGGCTGCTGCGGACCCTGTCGGCGCCGTTCTCCGGCTGA